A part of Rhodoflexus caldus genomic DNA contains:
- a CDS encoding aldehyde dehydrogenase family protein — MLTDAPSRILERPKFKDRYDHFIGGKFVPPASGEYFDNISPIDGKVFTQAARGNKQDIERALDAAHAAFPSFSRTSATFRSNMLLKIAQVMEDNLEYLARVETVDNGKPIRETRAADLPLAIDHFRYFAGVIRADESSIAELDEHTISINIHEPIGVVGQIIPWNFPILMAAWKIAPALAAGCTVVVKPAEQTPTSIMCLMELIQDIIPPGVVNIVTGFGLEAGKPLASSPRVAKVAFTGETTTGRLILQYASENIIPVTMELGGKSPNIFFPSVMDADDEFFDKCLEGATMFALNQGEVCTCPSRILVHESIADAFLARVVERVKQIKVGHPLDPETMMGAQASNDQYEKIQNYLQIGKEEGAKVLCGGAPLHINSGLENGYYIQPTIFLGNNKMRVFQEEIFGPVTSATTFKTTEEAIQIANETLYGLGAGVWTRDAHELFQVPRAIQAGRVWVNCYHAYPAHAPFGGYKKSGFGRETHKMMLNHYRQNKNMLISYDKNKLGFF; from the coding sequence ATGCTGACTGATGCGCCCAGCCGTATTTTGGAGCGCCCCAAGTTTAAAGACCGCTACGACCACTTCATTGGCGGCAAGTTTGTTCCTCCGGCAAGTGGCGAATATTTTGACAATATTTCGCCGATTGACGGTAAAGTTTTTACACAAGCCGCACGCGGCAACAAACAAGACATTGAGCGCGCATTGGATGCCGCTCATGCCGCTTTCCCGTCATTCTCCCGCACATCGGCTACTTTCCGCAGCAATATGCTGTTGAAGATTGCTCAAGTGATGGAGGATAATTTGGAATATTTGGCGCGGGTAGAAACCGTAGATAACGGCAAGCCCATCCGCGAAACCCGTGCTGCCGACCTGCCGCTGGCAATTGACCACTTCCGCTATTTTGCGGGTGTCATCCGTGCCGATGAAAGCAGTATCGCCGAGTTAGACGAGCACACCATTTCCATCAACATCCACGAACCGATTGGCGTGGTGGGGCAGATTATTCCATGGAACTTCCCGATTCTGATGGCGGCGTGGAAAATTGCGCCTGCACTGGCAGCGGGCTGTACGGTAGTAGTGAAACCTGCCGAACAAACCCCGACCAGCATTATGTGCCTGATGGAACTGATTCAGGACATTATTCCTCCGGGCGTAGTCAATATTGTTACAGGCTTTGGCTTAGAGGCAGGCAAGCCGCTGGCAAGTTCGCCGCGGGTGGCAAAGGTTGCCTTTACGGGTGAAACCACCACCGGCCGCCTGATTTTGCAATATGCTTCCGAAAATATTATCCCCGTTACGATGGAGTTGGGCGGAAAATCGCCTAATATTTTCTTCCCGAGCGTTATGGATGCCGACGACGAGTTTTTTGACAAGTGTTTGGAAGGCGCAACCATGTTTGCACTCAATCAGGGCGAAGTGTGCACCTGTCCTTCGCGGATTTTGGTGCATGAGAGCATCGCGGATGCGTTCCTTGCGCGGGTGGTAGAGCGTGTGAAGCAAATCAAAGTTGGCCACCCGCTTGACCCCGAAACCATGATGGGTGCGCAGGCCAGCAACGACCAGTACGAAAAAATCCAAAATTATTTGCAAATCGGTAAGGAAGAAGGTGCAAAAGTGCTTTGCGGCGGCGCACCGTTGCACATCAACAGCGGATTGGAAAACGGATACTACATCCAGCCGACTATTTTCCTCGGCAACAATAAAATGCGCGTGTTCCAAGAAGAAATTTTTGGCCCCGTAACGTCTGCAACAACTTTCAAAACCACCGAAGAGGCCATTCAGATTGCCAATGAAACCCTCTACGGCCTTGGAGCGGGCGTTTGGACACGTGATGCGCATGAACTTTTCCAAGTGCCGCGTGCCATTCAGGCAGGCCGTGTTTGGGTGAACTGTTACCATGCGTACCCTGCCCATGCACCGTTTGGCGGTTACAAAAAATCAGGATTCGGCAGAGAAACCCACAAAATGATGCTGAACCACTACCGTCAGAATAAAAACATGCTCATCAGCTACGATAAAAACAAACTGGGTTTCTTCTAA
- a CDS encoding AraC family transcriptional regulator: MAQRGFIPPALPFSREASLQRLVEHRRAFTMDTMELNIYETHRYAERVPLRFNDLVITSMLKGKKIMHLFGQSGFDYLPGESVIVPPGELMEIDFPEASVKNPSQCIALVIAAERIQRITDLLNERFPKAEEGDRWQLSMQDYHLTNNRPIAENISKLMQVATENHLVKDLLANLTLEELLIRLMQTQARRLLLMPGSPKIANHRMAFVADHIRRHLHEPLNVDKLADIACMSRAAFFRAFKREFGLSPLEFIQHERIAWAKQLLADRRRSVTEVCYMVGFRSLNFFISVFKRLTGTSPGEFRRS, from the coding sequence ATGGCACAACGTGGATTCATCCCCCCTGCATTACCTTTTTCCCGTGAGGCCTCTCTGCAACGATTGGTGGAGCATCGGCGGGCTTTTACGATGGATACGATGGAGTTGAACATTTATGAAACCCATCGCTACGCCGAGCGAGTGCCGCTTCGCTTCAATGACCTTGTGATTACTTCCATGCTGAAAGGGAAAAAAATTATGCACCTGTTCGGGCAAAGCGGGTTTGACTACCTGCCCGGCGAATCGGTGATTGTGCCCCCGGGCGAGCTGATGGAGATTGATTTTCCGGAGGCTTCGGTAAAAAACCCTTCGCAGTGCATTGCATTGGTGATTGCTGCCGAGCGGATACAGCGCATTACCGACCTGCTCAACGAGCGCTTTCCCAAGGCAGAAGAGGGCGACCGATGGCAGCTTTCCATGCAGGACTACCACCTGACCAACAATCGCCCGATTGCCGAAAATATCAGCAAACTGATGCAAGTCGCTACGGAAAATCATTTGGTAAAAGACCTGCTCGCCAACCTGACACTGGAAGAACTGCTCATCCGCCTGATGCAAACACAGGCGCGGCGGCTGTTGCTCATGCCCGGTTCGCCGAAAATAGCCAACCACCGCATGGCTTTTGTTGCCGACCATATCCGCAGGCACTTGCACGAGCCGTTGAATGTGGACAAACTTGCCGACATAGCCTGCATGAGTCGTGCGGCTTTCTTTCGTGCGTTTAAACGCGAATTTGGTTTAAGCCCGTTGGAGTTTATCCAACACGAGCGAATAGCGTGGGCTAAGCAACTGCTGGCCGACCGTCGGCGCAGTGTTACCGAAGTTTGCTATATGGTGGGTTTTCGCAGCCTGAACTTTTTTATCAGCGTATTTAAACGCCTGACAGGTACTTCCCCGGGCGAATTCAGGCGTAGTTGA